A single window of Halodesulfovibrio sp. DNA harbors:
- a CDS encoding transcriptional regulator: protein MIKWVVLLVCGWLLFKLVTNDNKKKADKKQKDMEKKVATGDMVKDPVCGAFVSLDQDIRIRDGETIHRFCSYECRDKFLARLEESGRAISKESKEEPAD from the coding sequence GTGATTAAATGGGTAGTTCTTTTAGTTTGTGGCTGGCTGCTTTTTAAGCTGGTTACAAATGACAATAAGAAAAAAGCAGATAAAAAACAGAAAGACATGGAAAAAAAAGTTGCAACTGGTGACATGGTAAAAGATCCAGTCTGTGGCGCATTTGTTTCTTTGGATCAGGATATTCGTATCCGTGATGGAGAAACAATCCATCGTTTTTGTAGCTACGAATGTAGAGACAAGTTTTTAGCCCGTCTTGAAGAATCAGGTCGAGCGATCTCCAAAGAAAGTAAAGAAGAGCCAGCTGATTAG
- a CDS encoding lysophospholipid acyltransferase family protein, translated as MKPIYSAIYTVGTKMTVHSSKVLGSALGTVMWTCLPKRRKLAIEAIQRHLNVSSEKATEIGKKSFIHNCRSFLEIFLVPKVNKQFIDDLVIQDPENAFRTFVETNSPIIATTAHMGAWEVLAGLLGEIGTIEHRAQPLVVVRTNKNKDLNELIFKLRGGRGAAVLSHRNAVFGVLRSLKKKGIAAFLVDHNTKRKEAIFTDFLGETAAVNSGPAFLALRGKAVVLPAFLVRNEQGGYTFIIEPALDTETLEGTREEKLQQITRFYTDAVERIVRKYPEQWFWMHKRWKTQPKAGDFILPRTMS; from the coding sequence GTGAAGCCAATATATTCAGCAATTTACACAGTGGGCACAAAAATGACTGTCCACAGTTCAAAAGTATTGGGCAGTGCATTAGGGACAGTCATGTGGACCTGCCTGCCTAAACGAAGAAAACTTGCCATCGAGGCTATTCAGCGTCACCTCAATGTCAGTTCGGAAAAAGCAACTGAAATCGGCAAAAAAAGTTTTATCCATAACTGTCGATCTTTTTTAGAAATTTTTCTTGTCCCCAAAGTTAATAAGCAATTCATCGACGATCTCGTAATTCAAGATCCTGAAAATGCCTTTAGAACGTTTGTTGAAACAAACTCACCGATCATTGCAACCACTGCCCACATGGGTGCATGGGAGGTTTTGGCAGGGCTTTTGGGTGAAATAGGGACAATCGAACACAGAGCACAACCTCTTGTAGTAGTTCGAACCAATAAAAATAAAGACCTCAACGAACTGATTTTCAAGTTACGAGGTGGGCGCGGTGCAGCAGTTCTTTCGCACCGCAACGCTGTATTCGGTGTGCTGCGATCACTTAAAAAGAAAGGAATAGCGGCTTTTTTGGTTGACCATAACACTAAACGCAAAGAGGCTATTTTTACTGACTTTTTAGGTGAAACTGCCGCCGTAAATTCTGGACCGGCTTTTTTGGCTTTACGAGGAAAAGCAGTTGTGCTTCCTGCATTTCTTGTTCGAAATGAGCAGGGCGGATATACATTTATTATAGAACCAGCGCTTGATACTGAAACCCTTGAAGGTACTCGTGAAGAAAAGCTTCAGCAAATTACGAGATTTTATACAGATGCTGTAGAACGAATTGTCCGTAAATATCCGGAACAATGGTTTTGGATGCACAAACGCTGGAAGACCCAGCCGAAGGCTGGCGATTTTATTTTACCACGTACAATGAGCTAA
- a CDS encoding lysophospholipid acyltransferase family protein produces the protein MKIPVPIPLISTAIYHLYKIWCKTLKYEEVGRERLDELWDAGTPMVTCLWHDELFPLMHARRQLEIIAVVSQSSDGEILAQVLEKLGLLTSRGSSSRGGVKALLRVAKTMRTSKHLGCITVDGPRGPRHEAKEGAIFIAHRSNAKIVPIRIAMENSYIFQKAWDKFQIPLPFSKVKIIFGEPYDLEEGKLSDEYLEKERQRLEDKLKALL, from the coding sequence GTGAAAATCCCTGTACCTATCCCGCTTATTTCTACTGCAATTTATCACCTTTATAAAATATGGTGCAAAACGCTTAAGTATGAAGAAGTAGGGCGAGAACGGCTTGATGAATTATGGGATGCTGGAACTCCTATGGTCACTTGCCTTTGGCATGATGAACTTTTTCCACTGATGCATGCACGCCGCCAACTAGAAATTATTGCAGTCGTCAGTCAAAGTTCCGATGGTGAAATCCTTGCACAGGTTCTTGAAAAACTAGGACTTCTTACAAGCAGAGGTTCCAGTTCCCGCGGTGGAGTCAAGGCATTGCTGCGAGTTGCTAAAACTATGAGAACCTCAAAGCACCTAGGCTGCATTACGGTAGACGGACCAAGAGGTCCGCGGCACGAGGCTAAAGAAGGTGCAATTTTTATTGCCCACAGAAGTAACGCTAAAATTGTTCCAATTCGGATAGCAATGGAAAATTCCTATATTTTCCAAAAAGCTTGGGACAAGTTCCAGATACCGTTGCCATTTTCAAAGGTCAAAATCATCTTTGGTGAGCCATATGACCTTGAAGAAGGGAAATTAAGCGATGAGTATCTTGAAAAAGAACGGCAGCGATTAGAAGATAAACTTAAAGCATTACTTTAA